ATCCAGGCCGGTTCGCCGTTGAGCTCGCGCTGGAAGCGCCGGCGGTCGGCTTCCTGCTTCTCGATCCGGTTGGCCACGGTGACCGGGTTATGGCGGGCGCCCATGTGGTGCGACGCGATCTCGGCGCGGCCCTCCAGCTGGGCAGCGTAGGCGGCTTCATCCATCGACTTGTGGAAGTTGTTCCAGGCCCGGTCGCGCCGATTGCGGTCCGCCTTGTAGCTGTAGTGATCGACCAGCAGCGGCTGGCCAAACGGGATGCTGTCGAACACGGCGGCCGCCTTCGCCCGTGAGGCGTCGGCCTTGGCCTGCTGCTTCCCGGCGCGTTCGGTGAGCCGGTCGACCCGGTCGTCCATGCGCTCGGCGAGATCGGTTTCCTGCTGTTCGACGCTGGGCATCGCGTCGTTGATCTCGCGCTCGACGGTGTAGCCCGCCTCGGTGAGCACCCGCTCGATGTCGGCGATGGCATACGGCTTGGACTGACGGTGCCGCGAGGACCGCAGCAGCCACGCGTCGGCGGAGCGCGACCACGTCCAGGACGGATGCGCCTTCAGCGCCAGGTGCGCGGGGCTGTACTTCGTGGTGCCCTCGACGGTGGTGCCGGACTCGTAGTCGTGATGGATCGTCAGATGTCCCAGGGACATGGCAATGCGCCTCTTTTCACTCGGTTTCGTGGTGCGGCGCAGGCGGTTTGGTCGGTCCGTGTGCGCCCAGTTCACG
The Prauserella marina DNA segment above includes these coding regions:
- a CDS encoding DUF3560 domain-containing protein; amino-acid sequence: MSLGHLTIHHDYESGTTVEGTTKYSPAHLALKAHPSWTWSRSADAWLLRSSRHRQSKPYAIADIERVLTEAGYTVEREINDAMPSVEQQETDLAERMDDRVDRLTERAGKQQAKADASRAKAAAVFDSIPFGQPLLVDHYSYKADRNRRDRAWNNFHKSMDEAAYAAQLEGRAEIASHHMGARHNPVTVANRIEKQEADRRRFQRELNGEPAWITETDEHGQPRHRRGIRYPGEERAVYLRREIATLTEQIDYWKGVYAQLQAEGKASTLGPDQVAKGDWVSCNGMWMRVVRVNKKSVTVPNPVFPPPRPGEKEFTQTVTWHKLSGHRTTEQMSPEFAEAYDTPGADRIALRLRCQQ